A stretch of Brevundimonas naejangsanensis DNA encodes these proteins:
- a CDS encoding ROK family protein produces MRIGIDFGGTKIEAAALDEAGAFAARIREPNPGSYDAALALVADLVRRVEAEAGPARSVGLAIPGSPSPRTGMIRNANSVYLNGRRFAEDLQAALGRPVRLANDANCLALSEAADGAGAGAASLFGVILGTGCGGGLVIDGKLVEGAHGVAAEIGHISLPWPAAEEAPGPACWCGLSGCLETWVSGTGFQRDHEAATGRAWKAQAIVDAARAGDAEAAAALDRYIQRLGRGLAMVVNLADPEVFVLGGGMSNVLELYDRLPQAVGRHVFSDHWDGRIVPARWGDSSGVRGAARLWGD; encoded by the coding sequence ATGCGGATCGGAATCGACTTCGGCGGCACCAAGATCGAGGCGGCGGCGCTGGACGAGGCGGGCGCCTTCGCCGCGCGCATCCGCGAGCCCAACCCCGGAAGCTATGACGCCGCCCTGGCCCTGGTCGCCGACCTGGTACGCCGGGTCGAGGCCGAGGCGGGCCCGGCGCGCTCGGTCGGGCTGGCCATACCGGGGTCGCCCTCGCCGCGCACCGGCATGATCCGCAACGCCAACTCCGTCTATCTGAACGGCCGCCGCTTCGCCGAGGACCTGCAGGCCGCGCTCGGCCGCCCGGTGCGGCTGGCCAACGACGCCAACTGCCTGGCCCTGTCGGAGGCCGCCGACGGCGCAGGCGCGGGCGCCGCCAGCCTGTTCGGCGTCATCCTGGGCACCGGCTGCGGCGGAGGACTGGTCATCGACGGCAAGCTGGTCGAAGGGGCGCACGGGGTCGCCGCCGAGATCGGCCACATCTCCCTGCCCTGGCCCGCAGCGGAAGAAGCGCCCGGCCCCGCCTGCTGGTGCGGCCTGAGCGGCTGTCTGGAGACCTGGGTGTCCGGGACGGGCTTCCAGCGCGATCATGAAGCTGCGACCGGGCGGGCGTGGAAGGCGCAGGCGATCGTGGACGCGGCGCGTGCGGGCGATGCGGAGGCCGCCGCCGCCCTCGACCGCTATATCCAGCGGCTGGGACGCGGCCTGGCCATGGTGGTGAATCTGGCCGATCCGGAAGTCTTCGTGCTGGGCGGCGGGATGTCGAACGTGCTCGAGCTTTATGACCGCCTGCCGCAGGCCGTGGGCCGCCATGTCTTCTCCGACCACTGGGATGGGCGGATCGTCCCGGCCAGATGGGGCGATTCCTCGGGCGTGCGCGGGGCCGCGCGCCTGTGGGGCGATTGA
- a CDS encoding SDR family NAD(P)-dependent oxidoreductase yields the protein MDKRVVAITGGHGALGRAVVEAAQARGLSVAVIGRTPARTPTEGVLEVDGVDLTDAAQAKAAIEAVIARFGRLDALLNIAGGFVWSPVEGDEDAFDRMYALNLKTTLNASRAALPHLKASPEGRIVNVGANGAIKAGHGMGAYAASKAGVHRLTEALAEELKSTSVTVNAVLPSIIDTAANRADMPDADPKKWVAPADLAAVILFLASPEARAVTGALIPVTGKV from the coding sequence ATGGACAAGCGAGTCGTGGCGATCACCGGGGGGCACGGCGCCCTGGGCCGGGCCGTGGTCGAGGCGGCGCAGGCGCGCGGCCTGTCGGTCGCCGTCATCGGCCGCACGCCGGCGCGCACGCCCACCGAGGGCGTTCTGGAGGTCGACGGCGTCGACCTGACCGACGCCGCGCAAGCGAAGGCGGCGATCGAGGCCGTCATCGCCCGCTTCGGCCGCCTGGACGCCCTGCTGAACATCGCCGGCGGCTTCGTCTGGAGCCCGGTCGAGGGCGACGAGGATGCGTTCGACCGGATGTACGCCCTCAACCTCAAGACGACGCTGAACGCCAGCCGCGCCGCCCTGCCCCATCTGAAGGCCTCGCCCGAGGGCCGCATCGTCAACGTCGGCGCCAATGGCGCGATCAAGGCCGGGCACGGCATGGGCGCCTACGCCGCCTCCAAGGCCGGGGTTCACCGCCTGACCGAGGCCCTGGCCGAGGAGCTGAAGTCGACCTCGGTGACGGTCAACGCCGTCCTGCCCTCCATCATCGACACGGCGGCCAACCGCGCCGACATGCCCGACGCCGACCCGAAGAAATGGGTCGCGCCCGCCGACCTGGCCGCCGTCATCCTGTTCCTGGCCTCGCCCGAGGCGCGGGCGGTGACGGGCGCCCTGATCCCCGTCACGGGCAAGGTCTGA
- a CDS encoding HpcH/HpaI aldolase/citrate lyase family protein, translated as MRARSVLYLPASNERAVQKARGLACDVAVLDLEDAVAPEMKAEARAAAVAAAHEGGFGPRLGVRINGLDTPWGADDLAALQDAPVDLIIAPKVESAAMVRALSEGMRPGVALWAMIETPRALVDLRAIAEAGGALTGLMLGVNDLAKDLKTGASPDREPLKPWLAAVVAHGRANGLSVIDGVFNRIKDEAGFAAECAQGKLYGFDGKSLIHPSQIEGANAAFGPSADEVEWARKVVAAFAAPEAAGLGVIRVEGEMVERLHLAQAQDLLADL; from the coding sequence ATGCGCGCGCGCAGCGTCCTCTACCTGCCCGCCTCCAATGAAAGGGCGGTGCAGAAGGCGCGCGGCCTGGCCTGCGACGTGGCGGTGCTGGACCTGGAGGACGCGGTCGCGCCCGAGATGAAGGCCGAGGCCCGCGCGGCCGCCGTCGCGGCGGCGCACGAGGGCGGCTTCGGCCCGCGCCTGGGCGTGCGGATCAACGGCCTCGACACGCCGTGGGGCGCCGACGACCTGGCGGCCCTGCAGGACGCCCCCGTCGACCTGATCATCGCCCCCAAGGTCGAGAGCGCGGCCATGGTCCGCGCCCTGTCGGAGGGAATGCGCCCCGGCGTCGCCCTGTGGGCCATGATCGAGACGCCGCGCGCCCTGGTGGACCTGCGCGCCATCGCCGAGGCGGGCGGGGCGCTGACCGGCCTGATGCTGGGCGTCAACGACCTGGCCAAGGATCTGAAGACCGGCGCCTCGCCCGACCGCGAGCCGCTCAAGCCCTGGCTGGCGGCGGTCGTGGCCCATGGGCGCGCCAACGGCCTGAGCGTCATCGACGGGGTGTTCAACCGCATCAAGGACGAGGCGGGGTTCGCGGCCGAGTGCGCGCAGGGCAAGCTCTATGGCTTCGACGGCAAGAGCCTGATCCATCCGTCGCAGATCGAGGGGGCGAACGCCGCCTTCGGACCGTCGGCTGACGAGGTGGAATGGGCCCGCAAGGTCGTCGCCGCCTTCGCCGCGCCCGAAGCCGCCGGGCTGGGCGTCATCCGCGTCGAGGGCGAGATGGTGGAGCGGCTGCATCTGGCCCAGGCGCAGGATTTGCTGGCCGACCTTTAA
- a CDS encoding capsular polysaccharide biosynthesis protein, with translation MTAPLPPPSKIRAWVCAPGVLKVPFLSAFLPDYDFSPLPGPQAEAVLGWGMKPTAAAGRRWAEKRGKPYVALEDGFLRSVGIGESRATSLSLIVDDLGVYYDATRPSRLEHLIQTAPDWCDAAMKTRARDLIDRIVASGVSKTNMGGPLDPGLLKPGRRVLIVDQTFGDASIGYGLASEASFSEMLATARRDEPEAQLIVKRHPAVAAGRKSGCIPADQLEGVTLIDTDVRPADLLAAVDAVYVVTSALGFEALLRGLPVRCFGAPFYSGWGLTTDAVQTGRRGVARDREQIAAAALIAYARYIDPVTGQRCEAEQALERLIALRDRADRLAGDWAAVGFAPAKRPPVRRLLNSPKGRVHYFWRSSAAVAHARATGGRLIWWAGKETPQIRAAADAFEGPVVRMEDGFIRSRGLGSDFFGALSVALDDQGVYYDPTRPSRLESLIEAGEPSSDQAARAEALRARVVEAGLSKYNLKGAGVPASWPKDRPILLVVGQVENDRSILMGCGPDIRTNSGLVKAARADHPDAFLIYRNHPDVTAGNRPGLLDHAAMEEVDASADDLDIIDCLNACDRLATLTSLTGLEALMRGKPVSVYGRPFYAGWGLTDDRLTFERRTRRASLQSLIHAALIGYPVYVTPDGWPCEAEDLVEALIAARDHPLPAPPRGRINRWWRGIKASLDRSLPPAY, from the coding sequence ATGACCGCACCGCTTCCGCCCCCCTCCAAAATCCGCGCCTGGGTCTGTGCGCCGGGGGTGCTGAAGGTTCCTTTCCTCTCCGCCTTCCTGCCCGATTACGACTTCTCCCCCCTGCCCGGCCCCCAGGCCGAGGCCGTGCTCGGCTGGGGCATGAAGCCGACGGCGGCGGCGGGGCGGCGCTGGGCGGAGAAGCGCGGCAAACCCTATGTCGCGCTGGAGGACGGCTTCCTGCGCTCGGTCGGCATCGGCGAGAGCAGGGCGACCAGCCTCAGCCTGATCGTCGACGACCTGGGCGTCTATTACGACGCCACCCGGCCCAGCCGTCTGGAGCATCTGATTCAGACCGCGCCCGACTGGTGCGACGCCGCCATGAAGACCCGCGCGCGCGACCTGATCGACCGCATCGTCGCCTCCGGCGTGTCCAAGACGAACATGGGCGGGCCGCTGGACCCCGGCCTGCTGAAGCCCGGCCGCCGGGTGCTGATCGTGGACCAGACCTTCGGCGACGCCTCCATCGGCTATGGCCTGGCGAGCGAGGCCAGCTTCTCGGAGATGCTGGCGACCGCGCGGCGCGACGAGCCGGAGGCCCAGTTGATCGTCAAGCGCCACCCGGCCGTGGCGGCGGGGCGCAAGTCGGGCTGCATCCCGGCGGACCAGCTTGAAGGCGTCACCCTGATCGACACCGACGTGCGGCCCGCCGACCTGCTGGCGGCGGTGGACGCGGTCTATGTCGTGACCTCGGCGCTGGGGTTCGAGGCCTTGCTGCGCGGCCTGCCGGTGCGCTGCTTCGGCGCGCCCTTCTATTCCGGCTGGGGGCTGACGACGGACGCGGTGCAGACCGGGCGGCGCGGCGTGGCGCGGGACCGGGAGCAGATCGCGGCGGCGGCCCTGATCGCCTATGCGCGCTATATCGATCCCGTGACCGGCCAGCGCTGCGAGGCGGAGCAGGCGCTCGAACGTCTGATCGCCCTGCGCGACCGGGCCGACCGGCTGGCCGGCGACTGGGCCGCCGTCGGCTTTGCCCCGGCCAAGCGCCCGCCGGTGCGGCGTCTGCTTAACTCGCCCAAGGGCCGCGTCCACTATTTCTGGCGCTCATCCGCCGCCGTCGCCCATGCGCGGGCGACGGGCGGCAGGCTGATTTGGTGGGCCGGCAAGGAGACGCCGCAGATCCGCGCCGCCGCCGACGCCTTCGAGGGCCCCGTCGTGCGCATGGAGGACGGCTTCATCCGTTCGCGCGGCCTGGGGTCCGACTTCTTCGGCGCCCTGTCCGTCGCCCTGGACGATCAGGGCGTCTATTACGACCCGACCCGGCCCAGTCGCCTCGAGAGCCTGATCGAGGCTGGCGAGCCGTCGTCGGATCAGGCCGCGCGGGCCGAGGCGCTTCGCGCCCGCGTGGTCGAGGCGGGCCTGTCGAAATACAATCTGAAGGGCGCGGGCGTCCCGGCGTCCTGGCCCAAGGACAGGCCGATCCTGCTGGTCGTGGGCCAGGTCGAGAACGACCGCTCGATCCTGATGGGCTGCGGCCCCGACATCCGCACCAACTCCGGTCTGGTGAAGGCGGCGCGGGCTGACCACCCCGACGCCTTCCTCATCTATCGCAACCACCCGGACGTGACGGCGGGCAACCGGCCGGGCCTGCTGGACCATGCGGCGATGGAGGAGGTGGACGCCTCGGCCGACGACCTGGACATCATCGACTGCCTGAACGCCTGCGACCGGCTGGCGACCCTGACCTCGCTGACCGGGCTCGAGGCCCTGATGCGGGGCAAGCCGGTCAGCGTCTATGGCCGCCCCTTCTATGCGGGCTGGGGCCTGACCGACGACCGGCTGACGTTCGAGCGCCGCACCCGCCGCGCCTCCCTGCAGAGCCTGATCCACGCGGCTCTGATCGGCTATCCCGTCTATGTCACGCCCGACGGTTGGCCGTGCGAGGCCGAGGACCTGGTCGAGGCGCTGATCGCCGCGCGCGACCATCCCCTGCCCGCCCCCCCGCGCGGCCGGATCAATCGTTGGTGGCGAGGGATCAAGGCCAGTCTCGACCGGAGCCTTCCCCCGGCCTATTGA
- a CDS encoding beta-ketoacyl-ACP synthase III: MSKAVIAATGLFTPDQSISNAELVSAYNAWADAWNAENAEAIAMGEAELKTPSSEAFIEKASGIKSRFVMDKSGVLDPERMLPNLPARGDDELSILAEMAVKAAQDAIKAWGKPVSEIGAVICAASNMQRPYPAMAIEVQQALGIEGFAFDMNVACSSATFGIKTAADFVASGSVKAVLMVNPEICSAHLNFKDRDSHFIFGDVATAVIIEAEDQAGPGGWDILGTRLQTQFSNNIRNNFGFLNRAALPTGESEPVPADGLTDKLFVQQGRKVFKEVVPMVSDMILDHAAELGLDPQGLKRLWLHQANINMNTLIGKKVLGREPEAEENVIILDDYANTSSAGSIIAFHLHHDGFVPGDTGLICSFGAGYSAGTVFVQKRA; encoded by the coding sequence GTGTCTAAAGCCGTCATCGCCGCCACCGGCCTGTTCACCCCGGACCAGTCGATCTCGAACGCCGAACTGGTCAGCGCCTACAACGCCTGGGCCGACGCCTGGAACGCCGAGAACGCCGAGGCCATCGCCATGGGCGAGGCAGAGCTGAAGACGCCCTCGTCCGAAGCCTTCATCGAGAAGGCCTCGGGCATCAAGTCGCGCTTCGTCATGGACAAGTCGGGCGTCCTCGATCCCGAGCGGATGCTGCCCAACCTGCCCGCGCGCGGCGACGACGAGTTGTCGATCCTGGCCGAGATGGCGGTGAAGGCGGCGCAGGACGCCATCAAGGCCTGGGGCAAGCCGGTCAGCGAGATCGGCGCCGTCATCTGCGCCGCGTCCAACATGCAGCGCCCCTACCCCGCCATGGCCATCGAGGTGCAGCAGGCGCTGGGCATCGAGGGCTTCGCCTTCGACATGAACGTGGCGTGCAGCTCGGCCACCTTCGGCATCAAGACGGCGGCGGACTTCGTGGCCTCCGGCTCGGTCAAGGCCGTGCTGATGGTCAACCCGGAAATCTGCTCGGCCCATCTGAACTTCAAGGACCGCGACAGCCACTTCATCTTCGGCGACGTCGCCACGGCCGTCATCATCGAGGCCGAGGACCAGGCCGGCCCCGGCGGCTGGGATATCCTGGGGACCAGGCTGCAGACGCAGTTCTCGAACAATATCCGCAACAATTTCGGCTTCCTGAACCGCGCCGCCCTGCCGACAGGCGAGAGCGAGCCGGTCCCGGCCGACGGCCTGACCGACAAGCTGTTCGTCCAGCAGGGCCGCAAGGTCTTCAAGGAGGTGGTGCCCATGGTCTCGGACATGATCCTGGACCACGCCGCCGAACTGGGCCTGGACCCTCAGGGGCTCAAGCGCCTGTGGCTGCACCAGGCCAACATCAACATGAACACCCTGATCGGAAAGAAGGTTTTGGGCCGCGAGCCCGAGGCGGAGGAGAACGTCATCATCCTGGACGACTACGCCAACACCTCGTCGGCCGGGTCGATCATCGCCTTCCACCTGCACCACGACGGCTTCGTTCCGGGCGACACGGGCCTGATCTGCAGCTTCGGCGCGGGCTATTCGGCGGGCACGGTTTTTGTGCAAAAGCGCGCCTGA
- a CDS encoding porin family protein, with product MRNVILAAATLSVFALPAAAQVVQPGGPTYYGTLGYSQLDHSDGDLGAVTGRLGARLNPYLGVEGEASIGVKDDDFTVTGVPGKLEHDYDAAAYVVGILPVTPNFELFARGGYGTTRIKAELGGFESKADGESWNYGVGANYFFDGQNGVRGDWTRRDFTDDGGEVDVYSLNYVRRF from the coding sequence ATGCGTAACGTTATTCTCGCCGCCGCCACCCTTTCTGTATTCGCCCTGCCTGCGGCCGCCCAAGTCGTGCAGCCGGGCGGCCCGACCTACTACGGCACGCTCGGTTATTCCCAGCTGGACCATTCCGACGGCGACCTGGGCGCGGTCACCGGCCGTCTGGGCGCCAGGCTCAACCCCTATCTGGGCGTCGAGGGCGAGGCCTCCATCGGGGTCAAGGACGACGACTTCACCGTCACCGGGGTCCCGGGCAAGCTGGAGCACGACTATGACGCCGCCGCCTATGTGGTCGGGATCCTGCCTGTGACGCCGAACTTCGAACTGTTCGCCCGCGGCGGCTACGGCACGACCCGCATCAAGGCCGAACTGGGGGGCTTCGAGAGCAAGGCCGACGGCGAAAGCTGGAACTACGGCGTCGGCGCCAACTACTTCTTCGACGGCCAGAACGGCGTGCGCGGCGACTGGACCCGCCGCGACTTCACCGACGACGGCGGCGAGGTGGACGTCTATTCGTTGAACTACGTCCGCCGCTTCTAA